A DNA window from Hordeum vulgare subsp. vulgare chromosome 1H, MorexV3_pseudomolecules_assembly, whole genome shotgun sequence contains the following coding sequences:
- the LOC123409615 gene encoding protein G1-like5 — protein sequence MDLVPQPDSPHSDGSAGATSGPSSVVSSLSSGSVVSPSPSRYESQKRRDWNTFGQYLRNHRPPLSLARCSGAHVLEFLRYLDQFGKTKVHAAGCPFFGHPVPPAPCPCPLRQAWGSLDALVGRLRAAYEENGGRPENNPFGARAVRLYLREVREHQSRARGVSYDKKKRRKPPHHPGSADITSLEGSSNGHQQYHQMPPPPPGAAA from the coding sequence ATGGACCTGGTACCACAGCCGGACAGCCCGCACTCGGACGGCAGCGCCGGCGCGACATCGGGGCCTTCGTCGGTggtgtcgtcgctgtcgtcaggGTCCGTGGTGTCGCCGTCACCAAGCAGGTACGAGTCGCAGAAGCGGCGGGACTGGAACACGTTCGGGCAGTACCTCCGGAACCACCGTCCCCCGCTGTCCCTGGCGCGGTGCAGCGGCGCGCACGTGCTGGAGTTCCTGCGCTACCTCGACCAGTTCGGGAAGACCAAGGTACACGCCGCCGGGTGCCCGTTCTTCGGCCACCCGGTGCCGCCGGCGCCATGCCCGTGTCCTCTCCGGCAGGCATGGGGCAGCCTCGACGCACTCGTCGGCCGCCTCCGTGCCGCTTATGAGGAGAACGGCGGGCGACCGGAGAACAACCCCTTCGGCGCCCGGGCCGTGCGGCTCTACCTCCGCGAGGTCCGGGAGCACCAGTCACGCGCACGCGGAGTCAGCTACGACAAGAAGAAGCGTCGGAAGCCACCCCACCACCCCGGCTCTGCCGACATCACCTCCCTCGAAGGCAGCAGCAACGGCCACCAGCAGTACCACCAGATGCCCCCGCCACCTCCGGGCGCCGCGGCCTGA